The nucleotide window CTTGACAAAGATGTTTCCCTTACCTTTCTAATGAATAGCATGGATAGGATGGAGTATCATCTTCTGAATCGAACAAGAAAAGACAGCATTAGAGGATGAACTTTTTCCTTTAATCTCCAGTCAGTCTGTGATTTAAACTAAGACATAAAGATAATCTTTATGTCTTAGTTTAAATCACAGACTGACTGGACCAGCAGTTACTGGAGATAATCTCCAGTAACTGCTGGTCCAGGAAACCTGAGCTGTACTGAggttcctccttcccttcctctctctctccccagtaTATTCCAAAGTAAACGACTTTCTCAGGAAAATAAGTCAGAgatttccctcccctccttccctgggaaATGAATGTGTCTCTTTTGtcagtttttatttctatttgttttaGAAGTGCCTTGTGTTTGCTAAGGATGGGTCAAGAGCACTGGAGGAGCTGATCAGTGGCCTTTCTCTTtctggcttttgtttttcttttctttctttctctctttctttcgTTCTTTCCTTAAAGCCAAGGTGTGCCAGAGGTGATGCACTGATGCTGAGGAGGCATCAACAACTATGGGACTCTAATCCTCTCCCATGTAAGCACTGGCAGTGTCTGCAAGGAGAGACCGTGAGGCGCTGAAGCAGAGTTTAGCTGCTGTTCAGCAGGTCACCTGCTCACTAAGGCTTAGATTGCACTGTTCCCTAAGCACAAAACATGAACCGGTCCCGATGGATTGAATGGAGGACTCTGAATATGAGCAGTAGTGTTATGAACATATCtgagcacctctcctgccctCTTGGATTTGGTCACTACAATGCAGTTGACATCTGTATCCTTGAGACAGTCGTTATTGTCTTGctaacatttttaattattgcGGGTAACTTAACTGTGATATTTGTTTTCCACTGTGCTCCACTCGTGCATCATTACACCACCAGCTATTTTATTCAGACCATGGCCTATGCTGATCTTTTTGTTGGAGTCAGCTGCTTGGTTCCTACTTTGTCACTGCTCCACTACTCAACAGGTGTCCACGAGTCCTTGACTTGTCAAGTTTTTGGATACATCATCTCTGTGCTCAAAAGCGTCTCTATGGCATGTCTTGCTTGCATCAGTGTGGATCGCTATCTCGCTATAACAAAGCCTCTCTCCTATAACCAGCTGGTCACACCTTGTCGCTTGAGAATCTGCATCAGTCTCATCTGGATTTACTCTTGCCTGATTTTCTTGCCTTCTTTTTTCGGTTGGGGAAAACCTGGTTACCACGGAGATATTTTTGAATGGTGTGCTACCTCCTGGCTAACTAATGCCTATTTTACTGGCTTTATCGTGTGCTTACTCTACGCTCCCGCTGCCTTTGTCATATGTTTCACCTATTTCCACATCTTTAAAATCTGCCGGCAGCACACCAAAGAGATCAGTGACCGCAGAGCTCGGTTTCCTAACCAAGAGGGGGACgctgctggggaggctgggcacagccccgacCGCCGCTATGCCATGGTTCTGTTCCGGATAACCAGTGTCTTCTACGTGCTCTGGCTCCCTTATATCATGTACTTTCTGCTGGAGAGCTCCAGGGTGTTGGAGAACCCAGCACTCTCCTTCCTGACTACGTGGCTTGCTATAAGCAATAGTTTCTGCAACTGTGTGATATATAGCCTCTCCAACAGCGTTTTCAGGCTGGGACTACGGAGACTGTCAGAGACAATATGTTCATCTTGTGTGTGTTCAAAAGACAGGGATGTACGGGACCCTAAGCCAAGGAAACGGGCTAATTCCTGCTCCATTTAAAGAAAACTGGTGCGTGTAATCAAGTGCTGAGTTTTGATAGTATTTGTGGTATCTGGAAACTTGCCAGAGAGAAATGTTTACTTGAACAGCTTGCCGTGGTGTTAAGAGTGAATTTAAAAGGGATCCTGGAAAAGGCAAAGGCAGCTGTAAGAAGGGTCACTGAACTCTTGTGAAATTGTCAGAGGAGAACAATTCAACAGAGATGATGAGGaaagtcagaaataaaaatcttctaAAGGGCATGAAGTAACTAGCACATCAGAGGCGGTTCCTCATAAAACAAATTAGTTAGTTACTATCTTACATTTTCCCTCTCGTAGACAAGTTGTCTTTGTGTCAGAGTATACTGTAGCCTTCAGAATTTTAATACATATAAGAGGAAGCAATCAACACCACAGTATGCAGCTATCCGTAAATTATATACTTGAGGACTGTAGTAGATACTGCAGGTGATAATCAGCTCTATCTTTGCTCACATGTTGTACAATTTAAGTTGTATAAAAAATCTGCAGTACATAAACCCTACCCTGGGCACAATGACGCTTTGGGATAAACTGGCACCTTGTGGTACAGCTTACACAGAAGCTCTCCCTCTCACTTCCGCTTTTTTCCCATGCTGTGCATCCCTGTGTTCCCTTGTGTGCCAGTGGGTGAGTTTGAGGGCACCTATGAGGTTACCTGAGTTCCAAACCATTCTTTCTGCAGGAGGCAATGGCCCTCCCTGGCTGGCTGTAGCTGCCCATGTACGATGATTTCCCCAGCTGTTCATTCTCTTCACCCACTTCAATCAGCACACGGAGTCTGTGTAGTGTCCTTTAGGGCGTACTGAAGTTTTTCCTTACTCGTTCCACAGGTGCTCCTAATGCATATATGATAATGGCACACAGCAGTGTGTAGCACTgcttagaaaattaaaaataactgacCCTTTACTTTGGGAAATCTAAAGAGCTTACTGTAGTAGCTGTCAGTCTGTTGTGTGAACCTCACTTGCACAtaccatattttttttaagagaaaacgTAAATTGTGGTCTGTGCCTAATGTTTTCATAGCACATGGAGTAGGTCAGTGCTACAGGATCAAAAAATTTACACTTGCTTTAAGAGAAATACTTCTGTGCAGCTCTTTGTTAGACAAGTGTTCTTAGAGGAGGTAACAAGACAGTTTGGTGTTAAATACAGACTGAGAGCTTTGGTATGTCCTTTTGTACTGAACTGACTTTCAGGTCCACTGATGAAATCTTTTTGATTTTGCAAGGGCACACAAGGTTTGTGTAATAAATTGCCAGGGGTTCAGATGCATGCCAATCAATACAGTATTTAAATTATAACTTTGAACCAAATGTAATTTTCTTAGATGGTTattggcttttaaaaaaaggccCAGTTATTGATTATTGGTGCCTTTTAACACTGCACTATTATTCCTTCTTTCACCAAAATGCGTATGTAAGGATTGTGCCTATTACCTTTTGTAATGAAAGCTGACCACGTGTGCACACTTGTGGTTTGACTCTAGAGCTCCCTTAATACTGTACTCTGTTCTGTTGAGGTGGTTCTGAACCCctatacatttttttaaacctgtAAGAAAGTTGAAACAACGGAATAAAGTAGTATTATGTTAATCAAACTCAGCCTTGGCGTTAGTTCCCTGATGTTGCACTCTGTTCTCTGGGATAGTCCTTCTGGGTTAGGACTCGAGCAAAAAATATCAAATCCAAATTTCAAAGCTGCTTACTTGATGTCTAAAATGTTCATATTCTGGTTTCTGGTATTGTACATCTATCTTCAAAGCAGATTCATTGAAACTTTTCTTGAGCTGAGCTGTTGCTGACACCCAGCTCTCACATATATTAGGGAAAAATGAGTGGGGCCCTTTGCATGGATCTCATAATGCTCCATGTCTACAGGAATGCATTTGCTGCCTTCTTTTGCCAAGTTCATGTTTACTTCAGGAGGCTCTTTTggctcactgctgctctctATGGTTGTGTAACCCAGCTCTTCCTACAAACATGACTTGGATTCATttagttttgttatttttttgtcatttttttccaagcaagGCTTAGATAGGGAGCAACGAAATACCTTATTTCTCACAATTTCCAGGGCTGGTTTCTTACCAGTAAAGTAATTTTATATCTGTGGTCCAGAGCTGGCCACTCAGAGCTTGTGATTTTCATTGGTATTTCTGGTGACAAGTTTCTATGGGACCTTCTGGAATCCAAGAAAAGTTCTAAGCAGTTGCTTAAAGTCAAACTGACATTTAGTGAGCCCAGGCTATGGGCAGCAGATGTGTTGTGACTGTGGTACTGTAATTCCAGATGTGTCAAACACCCAAGCAAACTCAGTTGTGCCGTAGTTAAACCCTGTTTGTGTGACCTCAGCAAGCGCTCTTGATGTGCAGCTGCTTGAAGGTTTATTGCCTGAAAATGGTGGGTCAGGGGAAGGGCTTGGCCTCAGGGGCTGCACCTCAAAGTTTGCTCACCCTGAGGGGCACAGTCAGCAATGTGTTCCTCTTTGCCATCCTATTCAGTCCTCTTCAGTCTGTGGATTTGTTGGGTGGAACTAGAGATGGCCTTTTTCCTCAGGCTGTTCTTGGGGGAGAGAATATGAGAGAAATCCAATACCCTGGAACCAGCTTGTAAGTTCCAAGGTTCTTCACCTCATTTTAagagttttttggtttgttgaaCACTGGTTTCCTGTTGTTGGTGCAGGGACACTAGTTTGCTTCCCTGGACTCTGAATTTCAGCTGCTGTAAAGTCACATTTCACCCTATTCTTTATGTCTCCTGGAATCTGTCAAATGAAACATCCTCAGCAGATTTAaatattgcttttcttctttgtttcccAGGTGACAGGATTTGACCTGGTCAGTCACGTGAATCTTTAAATTTACTATGGATGTTTCATTTTATGGAAGTGTTTTCTAAACTCatgatttaaaatttttatttgaggGACGTTTTGTTACTGTTTACTAATGCTGTCTGAGGATTCCAGCTGGTGCCAAATTCTCTTCCAGAATTAGAAGGCTGGGCATTTTAATGGATTAAAAAAGTCACAGAAATTCCAGTCACCCAATCTGTCACTTTTGATTTTCGTTCTGACATTAAATAAAGCTGCATGTTCTTGTAGGAAAACCTAATTAAACAATGATGCATTTAAAGCTGGCTCCCACTTTCATGTGCCTGAGGATCTTTATGATTTATGAAATATCTGGTAAATAGGAGACCAGACACTGACTAAAGAAGTTGATGTGAAAAAATCATTGTTGATAATACGGTAATGAAAAGGAATGAGATGTAAAatactaaacaaaaaaaaatgcagctatGTGCCTGATAGATAAACgaaacaaatatatatatatatacaaaaaaaCTCCTTTAGGCAGGTGGATTATGTTGCATTTCTCTGGAATACTTATGTTTGCAGCATATCAGGGGCAATATCAAGGTCAATTACCTTACCATTTTTGGAACCTCATGTCTGCAGCCTAAGGAAAAGTCAATAAAACTGTGTAATGGCAGCAAAAGAACTaccagagaaatatttttttcttcactaaaTTCTATGTGCGCCCTTATTTTCTGGCTAAGTAAATTTCTTCTTGAAATACTGTTCTTTAGCAGGAAAGGGAACTGTAGTGGTGAAAACCACATTTAAATCTTTTAAGGTTTACTCATTGTCTTATAGTAAGATATTCTTTCCCTATTTCTGCTTAAGAATCCATTTTGTAATTGTACTTGGTAAAGCACAAGGTACTAtgcaggttttgtttttgtgcagtctttgtttttcctctgttgaAAAGTTGGGAAAAGTTGCTTTATTGACCTGCCTTTCACAGGTAGTTTAGtaagatcttttaaaaataatgggtttattgttattttgattaattttcatTCATTAGTGTTTGACAATGAAATATCCTTGAGTACACTTAGTTTTTACACTCAGCAAAAGCAGTAAAATGTCCTTTTATGGGTAAATGAACTTAGCAGTCAATATTAGAAATCAGGATTTAATGATGAGTTATTTCAATAGCTATTTAATTTCAACGTGgagctgttttctctttccatatTGCAATTGTAGCTAAGCACATAAATAtccagattcttttttttttttgagagttggtgttggggtgctgggggtctgTATCTGAGGCCAAGCCCTGCTGTTCCCGGGGTGGGACTATCCCTTTAGCAGCTTTCCAGCTCATTTGCAACaccctgagcagcaccaggatcCTGGACTTGGGTGTGCCAGGGGGCAGTGCCAGGATTTCAGCAGGCTGGTGTTGCTGGGGGGGAGGAATGTCACTGAAGGTGGCAGTGGCCTCCCCAGCCATCCACCAGGACCCGCTGATTTGCAGATCTTTCACTTTTATTGTCCCTGTCACCAAAAGGAGAAGTTTAAGGCTTTGACttcatccctgccctctgtttCCTCTGGCTCTTTTTCTTATGCATCTTTCTACTGAAGAGCTGAATTTGATtgattttgttgggtttttttcactgaaaattttcATGTATGTCATTTGAGTGGCCAAACCCAACACTACTTTGTTAACTAGGTGCCAATTAATTATCAGACCTTTCCAGAAATGGCAGCATGGTGTTTTCCTGACGTTTGCAGTGTTTTCTGGAACATTGCTTAAAGGAAGCACTTTCCAAAAATTACATGTTTTTTGCTAAACCAAATATAGAGTTCAAGTAAACCTAATTTCCTCCCCCCCCGCCATTTTTTACATAGAcatacacaattttttttctaagtatATACTGAATTTATACAGAGATCTCAGCATTTTTAACCAAAGCCTATGCCATTATTTTTGATGGCATGAAAGCAATGTAGAGGGTATTTAAGAGGAGCTTCCTACACATGTTTTTTTCTAGtcattctgaaaagaaattgttCTTTTCCCCATCTGATATTAGGACAATCCCCTGAGCTCCAAGCTGTAAGTGCTAAAGGAGTGGGATGTGAATGGAGAGGAAGTTGTTAATGGCTCCATGCCCTAGCACAGTCCtgggaaaatactgaaaaccCCTCACTTTACATCCATAATTTCTTTAGGCTCCTCCTTTGTGCAAGTACTGTGAAAGGTAGGATGAATCTAAGGAAACCTTAGTACTTTCAACTGCACTGATTGGGTGGCTAGGAAAAGTAATTTCAGGCAGTAAAATCTTTGGGACTTTATCCCAGTCTTccactgcctgctgccagccttAACCCTCTGGAGCAGACTgtgacagcagggctgcagttATTCATTTTAAACACCACGTGACTCCATCTGGACAGTAAAAAGGTGACTGGGAGCAAAATGAAACTTCTCTAAGTGCAGTGATTACCAGGGAAaagagtttcttttcttttttttctgtgtgatgTTCATCCCTGCCTCAAAGCTCCCAATATAAATTGACAGCTGGCAGTGTTGGAAAGAGACAAACACCAAGCTTTGGAGAAGGGGGAGCTCAGAGATGTCCGTGTCATCATCTGAGGGCACTTCTGCAACTTGACAGCattattctttgttttctttaaatgtcttttttttccccccttcttctATGTATTATTACAATAAACACAAATTCTTCTCATTATGGAAAAAGTCCAGTTAATGAGATATTTAAATGAGGGACAGGGTAGTGGTTTGGGCAAATATAACAGAAGGTCCCAAGTTACTTGTGAAAACATGTTCTACTTCAAATTTCATACACTTTAGGCAGGAACATCTTTAAATACCTCTCCCAGGTGAGGGTTTCCAGTCCTTGTATCATCTCTCCAATGTTGTTTAT belongs to Haemorhous mexicanus isolate bHaeMex1 chromosome 9, bHaeMex1.pri, whole genome shotgun sequence and includes:
- the GPR52 gene encoding G-protein coupled receptor 52; amino-acid sequence: MNRSRWIEWRTLNMSSSVMNISEHLSCPLGFGHYNAVDICILETVVIVLLTFLIIAGNLTVIFVFHCAPLVHHYTTSYFIQTMAYADLFVGVSCLVPTLSLLHYSTGVHESLTCQVFGYIISVLKSVSMACLACISVDRYLAITKPLSYNQLVTPCRLRICISLIWIYSCLIFLPSFFGWGKPGYHGDIFEWCATSWLTNAYFTGFIVCLLYAPAAFVICFTYFHIFKICRQHTKEISDRRARFPNQEGDAAGEAGHSPDRRYAMVLFRITSVFYVLWLPYIMYFLLESSRVLENPALSFLTTWLAISNSFCNCVIYSLSNSVFRLGLRRLSETICSSCVCSKDRDVRDPKPRKRANSCSI